The Catellatospora citrea DNA segment GTTCCGGGAGCACGTCGGTGCCGGTGTCGAGAATGGCCTCGTCATCGGGTGTCGGCGGCTCGTCCATGAGGTGGCGGAAGGCGCGCAGGTTGTCGGTGGGCTCGCCGCGGCTGATCCGCCAGCGCCACTCCCGCCTGATCGCGGTGCTGAAGCCCAGCTCCAGCAGGGTGTCGAAGGACTCGTCGGCGGCGGCCAGCACCGCGCCGAGCAGCCGGTCCAGCTCCTGCGGCGAGACCGCGGCCAGCGGCAGGCGGCCGGTCAGGTAGACGTCGCCGACCGCGTCGACGGTGAACGCGACCCCGTACAGCTTCGCGTTGCGGCGCAGCAGCCAGGCCCAGACGGCCTCGCGGTTCTCGTCGGGCTGGCGCACCACGAACGCCTCGATGCGCAGCGCGTGCTCGCCGACGATCAGGTTCACGTTCGTCTTGAGCTTGTGCGTGCCGGGCAGGGTCACCACGTACGAGTGGGGGCCGGTGCGGTCCAGGGGCAACTCGGCACAGGCCTGCTCGATGAGGGCGCAGGCCTGCTCGACCGTGGTCATGAGGCTCCTAGCGGGTCACCACCGGGCGCAGCCGGCGAGTTCGAGCTGCCGGCGGGACCGGTGCTCGGTCATCGCCTCACGATAGACGTCGAGCAGGCGCGTGGTCGTGTGGTCCCAGGAGAAGTCGTACGCGTGCTTGACCGCGCCCGCGGCCAGCTCCTCGCGGCGGCCGGGCTCGGCGAGCAGCCGGTCCAGCACCCGCGCCCAGTCGGCCGCGCCGTGCCCGTCGACCAGCACCCCGCTCACCTCGTCGCGCACCGCGGTGACCAGTCCGCCGACGGCGGCCGCCACCACGGGCGTGCCGCAGGCCTGCG contains these protein-coding regions:
- a CDS encoding YbjN domain-containing protein; amino-acid sequence: MTTVEQACALIEQACAELPLDRTGPHSYVVTLPGTHKLKTNVNLIVGEHALRIEAFVVRQPDENREAVWAWLLRRNAKLYGVAFTVDAVGDVYLTGRLPLAAVSPQELDRLLGAVLAAADESFDTLLELGFSTAIRREWRWRISRGEPTDNLRAFRHLMDEPPTPDDEAILDTGTDVLPEPGR